In uncultured Bacteroides sp., one genomic interval encodes:
- a CDS encoding kelch repeat-containing protein gives MKKIILRIVFICNILVVNSAMAQWVQQADFGGGKIYDAASFVIGNYAYVATGSNNTSYGKGVQRFMYRYDPSSDVWKRMADLPPAGAATFQAVGFAIGEKGYVCGGVKNAALWEYDPATNLWYQKINCPRVIEEGIGFAISSKAYAGLGGASSIDYKNDFYEYDPSKNKWTQLNDFPGAPRRGSIGFSMDGKGYAGLGYKDIGSYNKGYFKDLWEYDPLTDDWIRLPDFPGEARQDAIGFGINGAIYVGMGGINDFYKYDLKTKEWSTLKYIPGNYRVYAFSFCIGSSIYYGGGMSPNLASDMWKYSTGSVTSIAKKPKIEDFKCFPNPVINDFRISGIEGMVTIMFTDLNGKVLLTKQVIGNETISVNNLPKGIYIVKIITSEGVIAGKLVKK, from the coding sequence ATGAAAAAAATAATCTTAAGAATTGTATTCATATGCAATATCTTAGTTGTAAATTCAGCTATGGCTCAATGGGTTCAACAAGCAGATTTTGGAGGTGGTAAAATTTATGATGCAGCTTCTTTTGTTATCGGAAATTATGCATATGTAGCTACCGGTTCTAATAACACATCTTATGGTAAAGGGGTACAGCGATTTATGTATAGGTACGACCCTTCTTCTGATGTATGGAAAAGGATGGCTGATTTACCGCCTGCTGGTGCAGCAACATTTCAAGCTGTAGGATTTGCCATAGGAGAAAAAGGGTATGTTTGCGGAGGTGTTAAAAATGCTGCGCTTTGGGAATATGATCCTGCAACTAATCTTTGGTATCAAAAAATAAATTGCCCGCGTGTGATTGAAGAAGGCATTGGATTTGCAATATCCTCAAAAGCTTATGCAGGATTAGGAGGAGCATCTAGTATTGACTATAAAAATGATTTTTATGAGTATGATCCATCAAAAAACAAATGGACACAACTAAATGATTTTCCAGGAGCTCCAAGACGAGGTAGTATCGGATTTTCAATGGATGGAAAAGGATATGCAGGACTCGGGTATAAAGACATAGGATCGTATAATAAAGGCTATTTTAAAGATCTTTGGGAATATGATCCATTAACAGATGATTGGATTCGTTTACCAGACTTTCCTGGAGAAGCCAGACAAGATGCAATAGGCTTTGGTATAAATGGTGCTATTTATGTTGGCATGGGGGGTATTAATGACTTTTATAAATATGATTTAAAAACTAAAGAGTGGTCAACTTTAAAATATATTCCGGGAAATTATAGAGTATATGCATTTTCATTTTGTATTGGTTCTAGTATTTATTATGGTGGAGGTATGTCTCCAAATCTAGCATCTGATATGTGGAAATATTCCACAGGGAGTGTCACTTCTATAGCAAAAAAACCTAAAATAGAGGATTTCAAATGTTTCCCTAATCCTGTAATTAATGACTTCCGAATCAGTGGTATCGAAGGAATGGTTACGATCATGTTTACGGATTTAAATGGTAAGGTATTGCTAACAAAACAAGTAATAGGCAATGAAACTATATCAGTAAATAATCTCCCTAAAGGTATATATATCGTAAAGATTATAACTTCCGAAGGAGTAATAGCAGGAAAGTTGGTGAAGAAATAA